Proteins found in one Muntiacus reevesi chromosome 2, mMunRee1.1, whole genome shotgun sequence genomic segment:
- the LOC136158052 gene encoding keratin, type I cytoskeletal 19: protein MTSYSYRQSSSTSSFGGMGGGSVRFGSGGAFRAPSIHGGSGGRGVSVSSARFVSSSSGGYGGGYAGALATSDGLLAGNEKLTMQNLNDRLASYLEKVRALEEANGDLEMKIRDWYQKQGPGPARDYSHYFKTIEDLRDQILGATIENSKIVLQIDNARLAADDFRTKFETEQALRMSVEADINGLRRVLDELTLARTDLEMQIEGLKEELAYLKKNHEEEISVLKGQVGGQVSVEVDSAPGIDLAKILSDMRSQYEVMAEKNRKDAEAWFTSQTEELNREVAGHTEQLQISKTEVTDLRRTLQGLEIELQSQLSMKAALEGTLAETEARFGAQLAQIQALISGIEAQLSDVRADTERQNQEYQHLMDIKTRLEQEIATYRNLLEGQDAYYNDLSLAKAL, encoded by the coding sequence ATGACTTCCTACAGCTATCGCCAGTCGTCGTCCACCTCGTCCTTCGGGGGTATGGGCGGCGGCTCCGTGCGCTTCGGGTCGGGAGGCGCCTTCCGCGCGCCCAGCATCCATGGGGGCTCAGGTGGCCGCGGCGTGTCGGTGTCCTCCGCCCGCTTCGTGTCCTCGTCCTCCGGGGGCTACGGCGGCGGCTATGCGGGCGCCCTGGCCACCTCCGACGGGCTGCTGGCGGGCAACGAGAAGCTCACCATGCAGAACCTCAACGACCGCCTGGCCTCCTACCTGGAGAAGGTGCGCGCCCTGGAGGAGGCCAACGGCGACCTGGAGATGAAGATCCGCGACTGGTACCAAAAGCAGGGGCCCGGGCCCGCCCGCGACTACAGCCACTACTTCAAGACCATCGAGGACCTGCGGGACCAGATTCTCGGTGCCACCATTGAGAACTCCAAGATAGTCCTGCAGATCGACAATGCCCGTCTGGCTGCAGATGACTTCCGTACCAAGTTTGAGACGGAGCAAGCTTTGCGCATGAGCGTGGAGGCCGACATCAATGGCCTGCGCCGGGTGCTGGATGAGCTGACCCTGGCTAGGACTGACCTGGAGATGCAGATTGAAGGCCTGAAGGAGGAGCTGGCCTACCTGAAGAAGAACCACGAGGAGGAAATCAGTGTGCTGAAGGGCCAGGTGGGTGGCCAGGTCAGTGTGGAGGTCGATTCTGCTCCAGGCATCGACCTAGCCAAGATCCTGAGTGACATGAGAAGCCAATATGAGGTCATGGCTGAGAAGAACCGGAAGGATGCTGAGGCCTGGTTCACCAGCCAGACCGAGGAGCTGAACAGGGAGGTCGCTGGCCACACGGAGCAGCTGCAGATCAGCAAGACGGAGGTCACTGACCTGCGGCGCACCCTCCAGGGTCTGGAGATTGAGCTGCAGTCTCAGCTCAGCATGAAAGCCGCCCTGGAAGGCACGCTGGCGGAAACGGAGGCTCGCTTTGGAGCCCAGCTGGCGCAGATCCAGGCACTGATCAGTGGTATCGAAGCCCAGCTGAGTGACGTGCGAGCTGACACGGAGCGGCAGAACCAGGAGTACCAACACCTCATGGACATCAAGACCCGGCTGGAGCAGGAGATTGCCACCTACCGAAACCTGCTGGAGGGCCAGGACGCCTACTACAACGACCTGTCCCTCGCGAAGGCCCTCTGA